From Jiangella mangrovi:
TCGCGGCACTGGCCGCCTGGTTGTCGGTGCTGCCGCTGTTCGCCATCACGCTCACCGACGACTGGATCGTGCCCGCCGGCATCGCCGTCGCGCTGGTCGCCGGCACCGGCTACGTGCTGCGCAAGCTCGGCGTGCCGTCGCTGCTGGTGCCGGTCGCGCAGCTCGCCGTCGTGGTGCTGTGGCTCGGCGTGCTGGTGGCCAACGACGTCGCGCTGCTCGGCTTCATCCCCACCACCGACTGGGCCACCCGCCTCATCGACGTGTTCCAAGAGGGCACCGACGTCACGACGACGTACATCGCCCCGGTCCCGGTCCCCCGCGGCATCCTCATGCTCGTGGTCGGCGGCGCCGGCGTGGTGGCGGTGCTGGTCGACGCCGTGGCGGTCTGGTTGCGCAAGGTCCCGCTGGCCGGCATCCCGCTGGCGGCCTGCTACACCATCTCCGCGTCGGTGCTGGCCACGGGCCTCGACTGGTGGTGGTTCCTGCCGCCGGCGGTCGGGTTCCTGGCGCTGCTGGTGTCCGAGGGACGCACGCGGGTCGCGTCGTGGGGACGCTCGGCCAGCCCGTCGGCGCGGCGCAGCGGCATCCCCGAGACCGACTCCCTGGCCCGCAACGGCCGCCGGGTCGGCGCGGTGGCGCTCATCGTGGCGGTGGCGGTGCCCGGCATGGCGCCGGTCCTGACCGAGGGCATGCTCGGCCCGGGACGTGGCGGGGGCGGGGGTGGCGGGCAGACCATCCGCACCGACAATCCCATCGTCGATCTCCAGCGCAACCTGCAGCGCCGCGAGAACGTCGAGGTCATGCAGTACACCTCGTCCGACGACGAGCCCGCCTACATCCGCATCGTCACCCTCGACGTGTTCGACGGCGAGGAGTGGAAGACCTCCGACCGGCCGGTGCCCAACTCCGTCGACAGCGGGATGCCCTGGCCGCAGGGCCTCGACAACGGCGAGTACCCGGTCGTCGAGTACGACATCCGGGTCACCGACGACTTCAGCTCCAGCTGGCTGCCGCTCCCCTACCCGACCCAGCGCATCGTCATCGACGGCGACTGGCGCTTCCACGCCGAGACCCTCGACGTGGTGGCCGACGGCGACGACGTGCGGGCGCGCAGCTACACCGCCGACGCCCTCGCCCTGAACCCCAGCATCGAGCAGCTGCGCGGCGCCGGTTCCCCCAGCGACGACGTCGACGCCATGCTCGAGCTGCCCGACGACCTCCCGCCCGTGGTCACCGAGCTCGCCGACCAGATCGTCGCCGACGCCGGGGCCACCGACTCCTTCACCGAGGCCGCCGCCCTCCAAGAGTGGTTCCGCGGCCCGAGCGGCGGGTTCACCTACGACATCCAGTCGCAGCCCGGGCACTCGTCCACGGCGCTCGAGGACTTCCTCGACGAACGCCGCGGCTACTGCGAGCAGTTCGCCGCCACCATGGCGATCATGGCCCGCTACCTCGGCATCCCGGCCCGCGTCGCCGTCGGCTTCACCCCCGGCGACTCCCAGGGCAACGGGACCTGGCTGGTCCGCTCGCACGACTCCCACGCCTGGCCCGAGCTGTACTTCCAGGGCACCGGCTGGATCCGGTTCGAGCCCACCCCGGCGTCGGTCACCGGGCAGGCGCCCGACTGGACGCTCGTCCCCAACGCCAACCCCGAGACCCCTGAGACCAACCCGAACGCGCCGGCGCCGACGTCGTCGGCCACGGCGCCGGCCGTCCCGCGCGACGACCAGCTCGGTGGCGGCGGCGCGGCGGGCGCTCAGGGCTCCTCGTCGCAGTGGCCGCTGATCGTCATCGGTGCGCTGGCGCTGGTGGCGTTCTTCCTGACGCCGACGGTGGCTGCCCGGGTCGGCCGCGAGCTGCGCTGGCGGCGCGCCGGCGACGACCCCGCCCTGTCCGCCGAGGCCGCCTGGGCCGACCTGCGCGAAGTCTCGCGCGACGCGGGCATCGCCTGGGATCCCGCCGCGACCCCGCGCGTCACCGGCCGCCGGGTCGCCGAGGCGGCGTCCCTCGACGCCGACGAGCGCGAGGTGCTCAACCACCTGGTCGGCGCCGTCGAACGGGCCCGCTACGCCCGGCAGCCCGGCGCCGTCGAGGCGCTGCGCTCCGACACCGACCTCGTCCTGCGGCCCATCGCCCGGTCCGCCTCGCTGAGCCGGCGCGTCCAGGCGTTCCTGCTGCCGACCCGGCTGCGCGACTCCGCCGAAGAGGCCAACCGCCGGCTCATCGACGCCTTCGACTGGATCGACGTCACCGGCGAGAAGATGCGGGCCGCCACCTCGTCGGCGGCCATCCGCCGTCGCGTCTCGTCGCCCCGCCGCACCGGCGGCTGACGGGCGTGTTTCGACGGACATTCGGCGGTGCGGATCGACTGCTCGGCACTGGGGAGCGCCTGACGGATCAGCGAAACCGCGACCGGCCGACGTGATCATCAAGGATTGGTGGGGTCATGGCCCCACCGATCCTTGATGATCACAGAGAGGTGCGGTGGCAGCGATACCAGACCGGGCACGAACAGAGGTCGCCTGCGGCATCACTCGCGTGGGGATCACCTCACTCGATCCAGGGCCGCTCCGCGGCCCTGTGGGACGGCTGAATGCAGCCTCCGGCGGATGAGGTACGCGCGCACGTGAGGGATCTCTCATGCCGCTAGGTCCGGACCACCGGGCCTGGCGGGCGTCTCTGACGACGTCAGTGGCTACTCGGAGTCGGCATCTGCAGGTCGCGGACACGACGAAGCGCCGCCCCCGACGATGACCGGGGCGGCGCTCACGCGTGGATCAGAGGGCTACTGGCCGTAGCCGCGCTCGCGGCGGTTGCGCCACCGCTGCTCCATGCGCTCCATGAACGAGCCGCTGTTGCGCGGGCCCTTGGGGCGGCGCTGACGGCGGGGCGAACCGGGGCTGATGTCCGGGACGTCGCCCGCCGCGGCCGTGCCGTCGGTGGGCGGGACGCGCCGCCACGAGGTGACTGCGTAGAACGCCGAGCCGAGCATGACGACGAAACCCGCCACACCCAGCGCGATCACCTGCGTCACCGCGCCGGTCATGAGCATCACGACGCCGACGAGGAAGACCAGGCCGGCGAGTACCGCACGCCGCCGGTACCGCCGCCGAAGATCCGCGCCACGCATCGCGGTGGCGAACTTCGGATCCTCGGCGAGCAGCGCCTGCTCCATCTGCTCGAGCAGCCGCTGCTCATGATCGGAGAGTGGCACCGTTCCCCTCCAATGAACACGGAAACCTATGGGCACCTGCTGTAAGGACCAGCATATGCGGCCGACGCCACGCAGGAAAGCCAGCCGCTCGGCCGAAGCCGGTGGATCTGCCGGACCGTCATGCCAGTACAGCACACGTCATGGCGCGACGGGCGAGATCACCCGATTCGGGCGAGATCAGCCGCCGGGCCGCACCGCCAGCACGTGCAGCGCCCCCGCGACGGGCCGGAACGCCGGATGGGCGACGACGGCCGCCTCGAGCTCGGCCAGGGCGGCCACCTCGGCCGGGTCGTCGACGGCGCTGCCGGGGACGAGGTCGGTGAGGACCCGGACGCCGTGCACCCCGGTGACCTCGAGCCCGGCCTCCTCCAGCAGCGCCCTGACGCCGTCCTCGTCGAATCGGCGCGGCAGCGGGTCGGACCCGCCCCACCGCCCGTCGGGGTCGTCGAGCAGCCGGCGCGCGTCGGCCAGGTGGCCGGCCAGCGCCTTGGCCAGCACGGCCGCGTAGCGCTGGGCGACGAGGACGCTGGCGACGCCGCCCGGGCGCAGGCAGGCCGCGAGCCCGGCCACCGCCCCGGGGACGTCGTCGACGACCTCGAGCACCCCGTGGCACACGACGACGTCGACATCGTCAGCGACCGCCGCCAGTCCCGCCGCATCGCCCTGGACGGCCGTGACCCGCTCGGCGACGCCCGCCTCGGCGGCCCGGCGCGCCAGCGTGGCCAGCGCGTTCGGGCTCGGGTCGACGACGGTGACGCGGTGGCCGATGCGGGCCAGCGGCACGGCGAACACGCCACTCCCGCCGCCGAGGTCGACGATGTCGAGCACCCGGCGGCCGGTGGACGTGGTCAGCGCGGCCAGTGCCTCGTACAGCTGGGCCCAGACGGCCTCGGTGCGCGGGTTGCGCCGGACACGCTCGTTCATCGGGTCACGCGTCGCTCGACCGGGCCCAGATGTTCAGGCCGGACTCGACCGCGTGCTTGTCGATCTCGTTCAGCTCGTCGTCGCTGAAGTCGAGCCGGTCGAGGGCGCCCAGGCTGTCGTCGAGCTGCGCCACCGTCCGGGCGCCGATGAGCACCGACGTCACCCGCTCGTCGCGCAGTGCCCACGACAGCGCCAGCTGCGCGAGCGTCTGGTCGCGCGACTCCGCGATGCCGTTCAGGGCCCGCAGCCGCGCGACGACGTCGTCGGTGACGAGCGACGGCGAGAACGAGCCGCCCCGGGCCGCTCGCGAGTCCTCGGGGACGCCGCCGAGGTACTTGTTCGTCAGCAGCCCCTGCGCCAGCGGCGAGAAGGCGATGATGCCGAGGCCCTCGTCGCCGCACGCCTCGGTCAGGCCGGCCTCGATCCAGCGGTTGAACATCGAGTAGGACGGCTGGTGGATGGCCAGCGGCGTGCCCAGCTCGCGCATGATGGCCGCCGCCTCGCGCGTCCGCTCCGGCGAGTAGGACGAGATGCCGGCGTACAGCGCCCGCCCGGACCGCACCGCGGTGTCGAGGGCGCCCATGGTCTCCTCGAGCGGCGTGTCGGGATCGAACCGGTGCGAGTAGAAGATGTCGACGTAGTCCAGCCCCATGCGGTCCAGCGACGCGTCGAGGCTGGCCAGCAGGTACTTCCGCGAGCCCCACTCGCCGTACGGGCCGGGCCACATGTCGTAGCCGGCCTTCGTCGAGATGATCAGCTCGTCGCGGTACGGGCGGAAGTCCTCGGCGAAGATGCGGCCGAAGTTCTTCTCCGCCGACCCCGGCGGCGGGCCGTAGTTGTTGGCCAGGTCGAAGTGCGTGACGCCGCGGTCGAACGCGGTACGCAGGATGGCCCGCTGCGTGGCCAGCGGCGACTCGTCGCCGAAGTTCTGCCACAGGCCCAGCGAGACGGCGGGCAGCTTCAGGCCGGTGCGGCCGCTGCGGCGGTAGGGGGTGTCGATGTAGCGCGCCTCGTCGGCCCGGTACGGCGCGCCTACGTGGAGGTTCTTTTGCGGACGGTCAGCCATGCTGCGAACCTATCGCTCGTGCCCCCGTCCCGTGGCAGCGACCGCCCCCGTCCCGACCGGTTCGCCGGAGCGCACGACATCGAGTCCGGGACGGCGGAGCTGATCGCCGACCGTTCCGACCCCGGCGGCTGGTCGATCATGGTCAACGGCGTGCCCAGCTCCTACGTCCACCTCGGCGACCCGACCCGGCTGGACTTCGAGTACATGCAGTGGATGGGGCACGTCCTGGACGCCGCGGGACCGCCGGGCGCGGCGCCCGACGCGCCGCTGCCCACCGTGCACATCGGCGGGGCCGGCTGCACGCTCGCGCTGTACGTGGCGGCGACGCGGCCCGGCTCGCCGCAGACGGTGTTCGAGATCGACGCCGCGCTGGTCACGCTGATGCGCCAGGCGTTCGGGCTGCGGTCGGTGCGCGGGCTGCGGCTGAAGGCGGCTGACGGGCTGGTGGGGCTGGCGTCGTTGCCCGACGCGCATTCCGCGGTCGTCGTCCGCGACGCGTTCGACGGCGCCCGAGTGCCGCCGCACCTGGTGACGACGGAGTTCTACGCCGAGGTCGCGCGGGTGCTGACGCCCGGCGGGCTCTACGCCGGCAACGTCGCCGACACCGCGCAGGTGCGCGAGTCGCGGGTCGAGGCGGCGACGGCGCTCGAGGTGTTCGCGCACGTGGCCCTGATCGCGGAGCCCGGGCAGCTGCGCGGACGCCGGTACGGCAACGTGGTGCTGCTGGCGTCGCAGCAGCCGCTGCCGTCGGACGTGCTGGTCCGCAAGCTCGCCGGCGGCGCCGTCCGGGCCCGCTACGTCGAGCCGTCGCGGGTGAAGGAGCTGGTGGCCGGAGTGAAGCCGCGGAGGTCGTCGTGAAACGCACCTACGAACACGTCGTCATCGGGGCCGGGGCGCTGGGCGCCGCCGCGGCGTACCGGCTGGCGGCGGCCGGCCACCGCGACGTGCTGGTGCTCGAGCAGTACGAGCTCGGGCACGGGCGCGGCGCCTCGGAGGACCACTCGCGCATCATCCGGCACGCCTACCACTCCCCCGCCTACACCGCGCTGACGCCGTCGGCGTACGAGTGCTGGACCGAGATCGAGTCGCTGACCGGGCTGCAGGTGGTGTTCCGGACCGGCGGGCTCGACCTGGCCGTGGCGGG
This genomic window contains:
- a CDS encoding methyltransferase domain-containing protein; protein product: MNERVRRNPRTEAVWAQLYEALAALTTSTGRRVLDIVDLGGGSGVFAVPLARIGHRVTVVDPSPNALATLARRAAEAGVAERVTAVQGDAAGLAAVADDVDVVVCHGVLEVVDDVPGAVAGLAACLRPGGVASVLVAQRYAAVLAKALAGHLADARRLLDDPDGRWGGSDPLPRRFDEDGVRALLEEAGLEVTGVHGVRVLTDLVPGSAVDDPAEVAALAELEAAVVAHPAFRPVAGALHVLAVRPGG
- a CDS encoding DUF3040 domain-containing protein, producing MPLSDHEQRLLEQMEQALLAEDPKFATAMRGADLRRRYRRRAVLAGLVFLVGVVMLMTGAVTQVIALGVAGFVVMLGSAFYAVTSWRRVPPTDGTAAAGDVPDISPGSPRRQRRPKGPRNSGSFMERMEQRWRNRRERGYGQ
- a CDS encoding transglutaminase TgpA family protein; this encodes MSSLSAHGRLTIVAALAAWLSVLPLFAITLTDDWIVPAGIAVALVAGTGYVLRKLGVPSLLVPVAQLAVVVLWLGVLVANDVALLGFIPTTDWATRLIDVFQEGTDVTTTYIAPVPVPRGILMLVVGGAGVVAVLVDAVAVWLRKVPLAGIPLAACYTISASVLATGLDWWWFLPPAVGFLALLVSEGRTRVASWGRSASPSARRSGIPETDSLARNGRRVGAVALIVAVAVPGMAPVLTEGMLGPGRGGGGGGGQTIRTDNPIVDLQRNLQRRENVEVMQYTSSDDEPAYIRIVTLDVFDGEEWKTSDRPVPNSVDSGMPWPQGLDNGEYPVVEYDIRVTDDFSSSWLPLPYPTQRIVIDGDWRFHAETLDVVADGDDVRARSYTADALALNPSIEQLRGAGSPSDDVDAMLELPDDLPPVVTELADQIVADAGATDSFTEAAALQEWFRGPSGGFTYDIQSQPGHSSTALEDFLDERRGYCEQFAATMAIMARYLGIPARVAVGFTPGDSQGNGTWLVRSHDSHAWPELYFQGTGWIRFEPTPASVTGQAPDWTLVPNANPETPETNPNAPAPTSSATAPAVPRDDQLGGGGAAGAQGSSSQWPLIVIGALALVAFFLTPTVAARVGRELRWRRAGDDPALSAEAAWADLREVSRDAGIAWDPAATPRVTGRRVAEAASLDADEREVLNHLVGAVERARYARQPGAVEALRSDTDLVLRPIARSASLSRRVQAFLLPTRLRDSAEEANRRLIDAFDWIDVTGEKMRAATSSAAIRRRVSSPRRTGG
- a CDS encoding fused MFS/spermidine synthase; protein product: MPPSRGSDRPRPDRFAGAHDIESGTAELIADRSDPGGWSIMVNGVPSSYVHLGDPTRLDFEYMQWMGHVLDAAGPPGAAPDAPLPTVHIGGAGCTLALYVAATRPGSPQTVFEIDAALVTLMRQAFGLRSVRGLRLKAADGLVGLASLPDAHSAVVVRDAFDGARVPPHLVTTEFYAEVARVLTPGGLYAGNVADTAQVRESRVEAATALEVFAHVALIAEPGQLRGRRYGNVVLLASQQPLPSDVLVRKLAGGAVRARYVEPSRVKELVAGVKPRRSS
- the mgrA gene encoding L-glyceraldehyde 3-phosphate reductase translates to MADRPQKNLHVGAPYRADEARYIDTPYRRSGRTGLKLPAVSLGLWQNFGDESPLATQRAILRTAFDRGVTHFDLANNYGPPPGSAEKNFGRIFAEDFRPYRDELIISTKAGYDMWPGPYGEWGSRKYLLASLDASLDRMGLDYVDIFYSHRFDPDTPLEETMGALDTAVRSGRALYAGISSYSPERTREAAAIMRELGTPLAIHQPSYSMFNRWIEAGLTEACGDEGLGIIAFSPLAQGLLTNKYLGGVPEDSRAARGGSFSPSLVTDDVVARLRALNGIAESRDQTLAQLALSWALRDERVTSVLIGARTVAQLDDSLGALDRLDFSDDELNEIDKHAVESGLNIWARSSDA